GCATCTCCGGTAAACAAGAAGCTGACCTCTCCATAGTCAATTCGCATCGAAATCGACGATTCATTCAAATCTCCAATCAATTCCTTTGGACTGACAACTGTGATCGTCAGGTCTCCGACTTGAAACTCTTCACCTGCTCTTGGTTCATAATAGTCTGCACTAGACCTAGCAATGGCATCAAGCGCATCCTCAAACGTTTTCGAGGTATGCGGCTCTCCAGACATCCAAACCTCTCGAACATCAAAACCATTCATTATAGCCGCTAACTGTCCGATATGATCCGCATGAGCATGTGTACCCACGACAAGATCGATTTCCTTTATCCCTTGCTCTCTGAGGTAATTGATCGTCTCCTGTCCATCATGGCGACCTGTGTCTATGAGCATAGTAGCCTCCGAGCTCACTAGGAGAGTAGCATCTCCCTGCCCTACGTCAATATAATGAACCATTAGCTCTCCATCTGGAATAGGCCGATGAACAACAGAGGTTTCATTTTGCTCCGTTAGTCCAGCTACTAACCATGCTTCAAGTCTCTGCCCTAGCTCTGATTTGTCAGCAAATTGTCCAAAGCCGATACTTAAAGCTACGATAACGATATAATAAACGGTTAATTTCTTCCTAGTCGGCTTCTTTCCCCACTTTAAGATAGCTTTGGGATTTACTAACCCGATGGCCCAGCCCAGCGTTGCGATAAAAAGTAAAAGTGCGCTAATATCCTGTAATTCCATCTATGCCTGTTTCCCCTCTGTTTATCATGATGATGTCCTAAATTTTTTCTGCTTCAGCTATTGGAGCATGAGGTGGAAGGATCTGTATGACATGTTCAGCCGTTCTATCGTCAGAGAGTAGCTTCTGAGAAAGAATCGTAACCGTACCTTTATCCTCCTTATGTCTAATCAACCGCCCAACTCCTTGCTTCATTCGTAGAAGCATAGCAGGAAGATCTACCTCAAGGTAAGGATCTGCCTTACCCTTCCTTTTCGATTGAAACACTGGATCATTAGGAGGATAGGGCAGCTCCCA
The genomic region above belongs to Bacillus horti and contains:
- a CDS encoding ComEC/Rec2 family competence protein, translated to MELQDISALLLFIATLGWAIGLVNPKAILKWGKKPTRKKLTVYYIVIVALSIGFGQFADKSELGQRLEAWLVAGLTEQNETSVVHRPIPDGELMVHYIDVGQGDATLLVSSEATMLIDTGRHDGQETINYLREQGIKEIDLVVGTHAHADHIGQLAAIMNGFDVREVWMSGEPHTSKTFEDALDAIARSSADYYEPRAGEEFQVGDLTITVVSPKELIGDLNESSISMRIDYGEVSFLFTGDAEEGMEEEMLRSGLPLQADIFHLGHHGSSTSNTEEFLQRVNPKIAIYSAGKDNSYGHPHNEVIDRLEQLNIEYYGTDFSGTIIINTDGQTYTLETEN